In Rouxiella sp. WC2420, the following proteins share a genomic window:
- the gloB gene encoding hydroxyacylglutathione hydrolase has translation MNLISIPALQDNYIWLLDDQKGHCVIVDPGEAAPVLKTLAERNLTPSAIMLTHHHGDHVDGVSSIIKQFPTVKVYGPEETSSKGAKIILKNGDRVEIGGVNWAIFATPGHTLGHISYYSAPYLFCGDTMFSGGCGRLFEGTPEQMYQSFQRLAELPDDTLVCCAHEYTVSNLKFARSILPDDSDILVHEQSVLDKRKNGQSSLPTTLGLERKINLFLRCHDSDLQNNLNLNGSITSDWQVFAHLRHLKDTF, from the coding sequence ATGAATCTTATCAGTATTCCGGCGTTACAGGACAATTACATTTGGCTGCTGGATGACCAAAAAGGTCATTGTGTGATCGTTGATCCCGGCGAAGCAGCACCCGTGCTCAAAACGTTGGCCGAACGCAATCTGACCCCTTCCGCTATCATGTTGACTCACCATCACGGTGACCACGTCGACGGCGTTAGCTCAATTATCAAACAGTTCCCTACTGTAAAAGTATACGGCCCAGAAGAAACTTCGAGCAAGGGAGCTAAGATAATTCTTAAAAATGGCGATCGGGTCGAAATTGGAGGGGTAAACTGGGCAATTTTTGCTACGCCAGGGCACACATTAGGTCACATTTCATACTATAGCGCGCCTTACCTTTTCTGCGGCGATACGATGTTTTCGGGCGGATGCGGAAGATTGTTCGAAGGGACGCCCGAGCAAATGTACCAATCGTTTCAACGCTTAGCTGAACTTCCTGACGATACGCTTGTCTGTTGCGCGCACGAATATACAGTCTCAAATCTTAAGTTTGCACGCTCAATTCTCCCAGATGATTCTGATATTTTGGTACATGAACAATCTGTGCTGGATAAGCGTAAAAACGGACAATCATCTCTGCCTACAACCCTAGGTTTGGAACGTAAAATCAACCTATTCTTACGATGCCATGACTCTGATTTACAAAACAATTTAAACCTTAACGGAAGCATTACATCTGACTGGCAAGTTTTTGCTCATTTGAGGCATCTCAAAGATACCTTCTGA
- a CDS encoding class I SAM-dependent methyltransferase, producing the protein MKSAQIHKKLVVPSSWNDIPRGDYYRAALEQQLQPWWSKLYGFHLLKIGNLSVEINSEDCPISHQVNVAPEGESLHVQGDPYYLPFEQKSVDACLLCHTLNYATDPHRILREVDRVLIDDGWLVLSGFAPFSLLGIGKCVPFFRKRQPFNSRMFTQTRLIDWLSLLNYEVMFKARFQVLPWHRQGGRLLSAHLPALGCMTVIVARKRTLPLLPTAKKMPARRQSIAQPVGANKSYRKKHED; encoded by the coding sequence ATGAAGTCAGCCCAAATTCATAAAAAGCTGGTGGTGCCTTCATCGTGGAATGATATTCCTCGTGGTGATTACTACCGTGCCGCGCTTGAACAGCAACTGCAACCCTGGTGGAGCAAGTTGTACGGCTTTCATTTGCTTAAAATCGGAAATTTAAGTGTTGAAATCAACAGCGAAGACTGCCCGATCTCGCATCAAGTCAACGTTGCCCCAGAGGGCGAAAGCCTGCATGTGCAGGGCGATCCGTACTATTTGCCTTTTGAGCAAAAATCGGTAGATGCCTGCCTGCTGTGCCACACGCTAAATTATGCCACCGACCCACACCGCATTCTGCGCGAAGTCGACAGAGTGCTGATTGACGATGGTTGGCTGGTGTTGAGCGGCTTTGCCCCATTCAGTTTACTGGGAATAGGCAAATGCGTGCCTTTTTTCCGCAAGCGACAGCCATTTAATAGCCGCATGTTCACTCAGACACGCTTAATCGACTGGCTAAGCCTGCTCAACTACGAGGTGATGTTTAAAGCTCGTTTTCAAGTGTTGCCATGGCATCGGCAGGGGGGGCGTTTGCTTAGCGCGCATCTTCCTGCGCTTGGCTGTATGACGGTGATCGTCGCGAGAAAACGCACGTTGCCGCTGCTACCGACGGCCAAGAAAATGCCTGCTCGTCGTCAGTCGATTGCCCAGCCGGTGGGAGCCAACAAAAGCTATCGTAAAAAGCATGAGGATTAA
- a CDS encoding glycosyltransferase, translating to MYKSSNLPVTNSVRELSKRFGQALCVNTIQSSVKPTNPASSRIIDKKIHLIWVGDDWQGLIKHKANIENTARKNPKYQVVIHIYIKSSAGSNFSDLKFAEKNIETVDMNNETWFSIYKKSKYFRQAEQSMNGERKNYASTSDILRKILIRNLGGIYSDADDIYTGSLPEKLIADPHEILTTKGTTFSRWGNVKGVHSSAFASHKDNNILIKIIKSSFEEFVKNEDIIYRKNSTTNHLDNNFRLNSGTAGSLHFSKFVMNQSEAFQKAYILSDQDPEHRLVKRHMPFASILKQVVTSGIGEFDKDQQLRMVEELAKSSGRIII from the coding sequence ATGTATAAAAGTTCAAATTTACCCGTGACTAATAGTGTCAGGGAGTTATCAAAACGATTTGGTCAGGCCTTGTGTGTCAACACCATTCAAAGCTCTGTTAAGCCCACCAACCCTGCAAGTAGTCGAATTATCGATAAAAAAATACATTTGATTTGGGTCGGTGATGACTGGCAAGGTCTAATAAAGCACAAAGCCAACATTGAAAATACAGCCCGAAAGAATCCGAAGTATCAGGTTGTTATTCATATTTATATAAAAAGCTCCGCAGGTAGTAATTTTTCGGATTTAAAGTTTGCAGAGAAAAATATCGAAACTGTTGATATGAATAACGAAACATGGTTTTCAATTTATAAAAAAAGCAAATATTTTAGGCAAGCAGAGCAGTCGATGAATGGCGAAAGGAAAAATTATGCATCCACCTCTGATATCTTGCGAAAAATTCTGATCCGCAATTTGGGCGGTATCTATAGTGATGCGGATGATATCTACACTGGCTCATTACCTGAAAAATTGATAGCCGATCCGCATGAGATCCTCACCACCAAGGGAACCACGTTTTCACGTTGGGGCAATGTGAAAGGCGTTCACAGTAGTGCCTTCGCCAGCCACAAAGACAATAATATTCTTATAAAAATTATCAAAAGCAGTTTTGAAGAGTTCGTTAAAAATGAGGACATTATTTATCGTAAAAATTCGACAACTAATCATCTAGATAATAATTTCCGGCTGAATTCGGGAACCGCAGGATCATTGCATTTTTCAAAATTTGTTATGAATCAGAGTGAAGCTTTCCAAAAGGCCTATATTCTTTCCGATCAAGATCCTGAACATCGTCTTGTCAAAAGACACATGCCGTTCGCGAGCATATTAAAACAGGTCGTTACCTCCGGCATTGGCGAGTTCGATAAAGACCAACAGCTTCGTATGGTGGAAGAGCTTGCCAAAAGCTCGGGCAGGATCATAATCTGA
- the rnhA gene encoding ribonuclease HI yields MRKQVEIFTDGSCLGNPGPGGYGAILRYKEHEKPFSAGYRLTTNNRMELMAAIVSLEALTTPCDVTLSTDSQYVRQGITLWIHNWKKRGWKTADKKPVKNVDLWKRLDAAIQTHTLNWMWVKGHAGHPENERCDELARVAAGNPTLEDVGYQPEK; encoded by the coding sequence ATGCGCAAACAGGTAGAAATTTTCACCGACGGATCTTGCCTCGGCAATCCGGGACCCGGTGGTTACGGCGCAATATTGCGCTACAAAGAACACGAAAAACCCTTTAGTGCCGGTTATCGGCTGACCACGAATAATCGCATGGAGCTGATGGCGGCGATTGTCTCGCTGGAGGCATTAACCACGCCGTGCGACGTGACGCTGAGCACCGACAGTCAGTATGTTCGACAGGGCATTACTTTATGGATCCATAACTGGAAGAAACGCGGTTGGAAAACGGCAGATAAAAAACCGGTTAAAAATGTCGATTTGTGGAAACGTCTGGATGCCGCCATTCAAACCCACACTCTGAACTGGATGTGGGTCAAAGGCCATGCCGGGCATCCGGAGAATGAGCGCTGTGACGAGCTGGCGCGCGTTGCTGCCGGTAATCCTACGCTGGAAGATGTCGGCTATCAGCCCGAAAAATAA
- the dnaQ gene encoding DNA polymerase III subunit epsilon gives MLTTPTRQIVLDTETTGMNKLGVHYEGHRIIEIGAVEVINRRLTGRNFHMYLKPDRLIDPEAFGIHGISDEFLADKPTFAEIADEFLEYIRGGELVIHNANFDIGFMDYEFGMLGRNIPKTETFCKITDSLFMARKLFPGKRNSLDALSDRYLIDNSKRTLHGALLDSEILAEVYLMMTGGQTLMKFSHEGEQNTGADGLDIQPIMRPASGLRVLLASDEELVAHESRLDLVQKKGGSCLWRPAPPATE, from the coding sequence ATGCTAACTACCCCTACAAGACAGATTGTTCTCGATACCGAAACCACCGGTATGAATAAGCTGGGTGTCCACTATGAAGGGCACCGGATCATCGAAATCGGTGCCGTTGAGGTAATCAACCGGCGTTTGACCGGTCGCAATTTCCATATGTACCTCAAGCCGGATCGCCTGATCGACCCTGAAGCGTTTGGCATTCACGGTATCAGCGACGAATTTCTTGCCGACAAACCGACCTTCGCCGAAATTGCCGATGAGTTTCTTGAATATATTCGCGGTGGCGAGCTGGTCATCCACAATGCCAACTTTGATATTGGCTTTATGGACTACGAATTCGGCATGCTGGGACGCAACATTCCCAAAACCGAAACCTTCTGCAAGATAACCGACAGCCTGTTTATGGCGCGCAAGCTGTTTCCCGGCAAGCGCAACAGCCTCGATGCGCTCAGTGACCGTTATCTAATCGACAACAGCAAGCGAACCCTGCACGGCGCATTGCTTGACTCCGAAATCCTCGCCGAAGTCTATCTGATGATGACCGGTGGGCAGACGCTAATGAAGTTCTCCCACGAGGGCGAGCAGAATACCGGTGCCGATGGTCTTGATATTCAACCCATTATGCGTCCTGCATCGGGTTTACGGGTGCTGCTGGCCAGCGACGAAGAATTGGTCGCGCATGAATCGCGTCTCGATTTGGTGCAGAAGAAAGGCGGCAGCTGTTTATGGCGTCCTGCGCCACCGGCAACTGAATAA
- a CDS encoding NCS1 family nucleobase:cation symporter-1 produces the protein MPNKGNTSAAAPELSAGIIKPHYSPRLCNDDLAPTRDQNWSWYNIFSFWMSDVHSMGGYVVAASFFTLGLASWQVLICLLCGICIVQLCANLVARPSQQAGVPYAVICRQAFGVFGANIPAVIRGLIAFAWYGIQTYLAASALMLVLLKFFPALNPLTLPHWLGLSALGWICFGVMWVLQAMVFWHGMSAIKRFIDVAGPAVYVVMLMLAGWIVYKTGLSNISFTLASKSLSVGQQTWEMITATALVVSYFSGPLLNFGDFSRYGKNMSEIRRGNRWGLPFNFLLFSIVTVVIVSGTQSLFGTMITDPIETVSRVGNSVAVALGLLTMIIATIGINIVANFVSPAFDFSNCSPQKISFRTGGMIAAVGSVLLTPWNLFQSPELIHYTLDVLGAFIGPLFGILLADYYLIKRGHLDVDALFNATPAGRYWYRNGFNPKAIGSLIPAVLIGLVISFTPSLHQVANFSWFIGAFLSGGFYRFIARHDRAASTSMGYVKAELGKE, from the coding sequence ATGCCAAACAAGGGAAACACCTCTGCGGCAGCCCCGGAATTAAGTGCTGGTATCATCAAACCGCACTATAGCCCAAGGCTATGCAACGACGATCTGGCGCCAACTCGCGATCAGAATTGGAGCTGGTACAACATATTTTCATTCTGGATGTCAGACGTACACAGCATGGGCGGATACGTGGTTGCCGCAAGCTTCTTTACTCTCGGGCTGGCAAGCTGGCAGGTGCTGATTTGCCTGCTGTGCGGGATTTGTATCGTGCAGCTGTGTGCCAACCTGGTGGCCAGACCAAGCCAGCAAGCGGGCGTTCCCTACGCGGTTATTTGTCGTCAGGCGTTTGGCGTGTTCGGGGCCAATATTCCGGCGGTGATTCGTGGGCTGATCGCGTTTGCCTGGTACGGTATCCAAACTTATCTGGCAGCAAGCGCGCTGATGCTGGTACTACTGAAATTCTTCCCGGCGCTTAATCCGCTGACTCTACCGCATTGGCTAGGTCTTTCTGCATTGGGCTGGATTTGTTTTGGCGTGATGTGGGTGCTGCAGGCGATGGTTTTCTGGCATGGCATGAGCGCCATCAAGCGCTTTATCGACGTCGCCGGTCCAGCGGTTTATGTGGTGATGCTGATGCTGGCAGGTTGGATTGTGTACAAAACCGGTCTGAGCAATATCTCCTTTACCCTGGCCAGTAAATCACTGAGCGTTGGCCAGCAAACCTGGGAAATGATCACAGCAACCGCGCTGGTAGTGTCTTACTTCTCTGGCCCGCTACTCAACTTTGGTGACTTCTCGCGTTACGGTAAAAACATGAGCGAAATTCGCCGTGGTAACCGCTGGGGCCTGCCGTTTAACTTCCTGCTGTTTTCGATCGTCACTGTAGTGATTGTTTCTGGAACTCAATCGCTGTTTGGCACCATGATCACCGACCCGATTGAAACTGTCAGCCGCGTGGGTAACAGCGTTGCTGTCGCACTCGGCCTGCTGACTATGATTATTGCCACTATCGGCATTAATATTGTTGCCAACTTCGTGTCACCCGCGTTCGATTTCTCCAACTGTTCACCGCAGAAAATCAGTTTCCGTACCGGCGGGATGATTGCCGCTGTCGGCTCTGTATTGCTGACTCCGTGGAACCTGTTCCAATCGCCAGAGCTCATCCACTACACGCTGGACGTGCTGGGCGCCTTTATCGGGCCACTGTTTGGGATTTTGCTGGCAGATTACTACTTAATCAAACGCGGTCATCTTGACGTGGATGCGCTGTTCAACGCCACGCCTGCTGGTCGTTACTGGTATCGCAATGGCTTCAACCCGAAAGCAATCGGTTCACTTATCCCGGCGGTATTGATTGGGCTGGTCATTAGCTTTACGCCGAGCCTGCATCAGGTGGCGAACTTTAGCTGGTTTATCGGGGCATTCTTGTCGGGCGGTTTCTATCGCTTTATTGCCCGTCACGATCGCGCGGCCAGTACTTCAATGGGTTATGTAAAAGCCGAACTGGGCAAAGAATAG
- a CDS encoding GntR family transcriptional regulator, whose product MTSWNGLNTAYFTEDKDDHIYNALVKSIVEHKLLPGNKLPEEALAEAFSVSRTGIRRVLQRLAAVQLVTLLPKRGAHVTVPDAEESRSVFTTRKILECANMSEVVAHCQSTHLAAMKKIVSEEKKAHEDRDGTAAIRLSAAFHVQLQAISGNKVLTETVSQLTLRSSLAIAAWGAPWQQGCRCHDHDDLLDLLKKRDAPALADKMARHFDNIVASLRFENNEGPTPDFTQMFSSIAMPQTHDKEVQ is encoded by the coding sequence ATGACCAGCTGGAATGGCCTGAATACGGCTTACTTTACTGAGGATAAGGACGACCACATTTACAACGCATTGGTAAAATCGATCGTTGAACATAAACTTTTACCGGGCAACAAACTGCCTGAAGAAGCGTTGGCTGAAGCGTTTTCCGTGAGTCGTACCGGGATCCGTCGCGTGCTACAACGCCTTGCCGCAGTGCAGCTGGTGACACTTTTGCCCAAACGTGGTGCGCACGTCACGGTTCCTGATGCAGAAGAATCACGCAGCGTCTTTACTACACGCAAGATTTTAGAGTGCGCCAACATGAGCGAAGTTGTTGCGCACTGCCAGTCAACACATCTGGCAGCCATGAAGAAGATCGTGAGTGAAGAGAAGAAAGCCCACGAAGATCGCGACGGTACAGCGGCGATCCGCCTTTCGGCCGCTTTTCATGTGCAGTTACAGGCGATTTCGGGCAATAAAGTGTTAACCGAGACTGTTTCCCAGCTGACGTTGCGATCCTCGCTTGCGATCGCCGCCTGGGGCGCTCCGTGGCAGCAGGGATGTCGTTGCCACGATCACGACGATCTTTTAGATCTGCTTAAAAAACGTGATGCTCCGGCGCTCGCGGATAAAATGGCCCGCCATTTTGACAATATCGTTGCCAGCCTGCGTTTTGAGAACAACGAAGGCCCGACACCCGACTTTACGCAGATGTTTTCCAGCATTGCGATGCCGCAGACCCACGATAAGGAAGTGCAGTAA
- a CDS encoding aspartate/glutamate racemase family protein, with the protein MAESFPRSLCIQLINPNTSIGMTEVMAATARQVAAPGTEILAVCPEEGAPSIEGHFDEAIAAIGVLQQVKAGREAGVDGHIIACFGDPGLFAAREIARAPVVGIAEAAMHMATLVATRFSVVTTLPRTLVIARHLLHQYGFERHCAALHAIDLPVLSLDDGSGIAQQKVRDQCIKAKQHDGSGAIVLGCGGMADLAQELTLELGIPVIDGVSAAVRLIESLHALRLTTSKFGDLDYPISKPLSGRFKGLNN; encoded by the coding sequence ATGGCCGAATCCTTCCCCCGTTCGCTGTGTATACAATTAATCAATCCTAATACCAGTATTGGTATGACCGAAGTGATGGCTGCAACCGCGCGTCAGGTTGCTGCGCCGGGAACTGAAATCCTCGCTGTATGCCCAGAAGAGGGCGCGCCCTCGATTGAGGGGCATTTTGATGAGGCGATTGCAGCGATTGGCGTTCTACAGCAGGTCAAGGCAGGGCGCGAAGCGGGCGTTGACGGGCACATTATTGCCTGTTTTGGCGATCCTGGATTGTTCGCCGCGCGTGAAATTGCCCGAGCACCGGTGGTGGGCATTGCCGAAGCTGCGATGCACATGGCGACACTCGTGGCGACGCGTTTTTCTGTGGTTACAACTTTGCCACGCACTCTGGTGATTGCCCGTCATCTTTTGCATCAATACGGTTTTGAGCGTCACTGTGCAGCCCTTCATGCGATTGATCTTCCAGTATTATCTTTGGATGATGGCAGCGGAATCGCACAGCAGAAAGTCCGTGACCAATGTATTAAAGCTAAACAACATGATGGCAGCGGAGCAATTGTTCTTGGCTGCGGTGGCATGGCCGATTTGGCGCAAGAGCTGACCCTGGAACTGGGTATTCCGGTGATCGACGGCGTGAGTGCTGCAGTGCGCCTGATTGAATCCCTGCATGCTCTGCGTCTGACCACCAGTAAATTTGGTGACCTCGATTATCCGATTTCCAAACCCCTTTCCGGGCGCTTTAAAGGTCTGAATAACTGA
- the puuE gene encoding allantoinase PuuE: protein MSDIDYSFTQDYPRDLIGYAGRPPHAQWPNDARIAVQFVLNYEEGGENNVLHGDAGSEQFLSDIIGAASFPDRHMSMDSLYEYGSRAGFWRIHQEFQKRGLPLTVFGVAMALARNPEVVEAIKQADYDVVSHGWRWIHYQDMSQQQEVEHMQKAVAILGDLFGKKPLGWYTGRDSPNTRKLVAEHGSFQYDSDYYGDDLPFWTPVKLDSGEIRQHLVIPYTLETNDMRFASPQGFNTGEQFYTYLKDSFDVLYAEGETSPKMMSIGMHCRILGRPGRFRALQRFLDYVESHDRVWVCKRQEIADHWVKHHPVK, encoded by the coding sequence ATGTCTGATATTGATTACAGTTTCACCCAGGATTACCCACGCGATTTGATTGGCTATGCTGGCCGTCCTCCTCACGCCCAATGGCCGAACGATGCGCGCATTGCCGTGCAGTTTGTGCTTAATTATGAAGAGGGTGGCGAAAATAATGTTCTGCACGGCGATGCCGGTTCCGAGCAGTTTCTTTCCGATATTATTGGTGCCGCGAGTTTCCCGGACCGCCATATGTCGATGGATTCTTTGTATGAATACGGTTCTCGTGCCGGTTTCTGGCGTATCCATCAAGAGTTTCAAAAACGAGGTCTGCCGTTAACGGTGTTTGGCGTGGCGATGGCGCTGGCGCGTAATCCTGAAGTGGTAGAAGCGATTAAGCAGGCGGATTACGACGTAGTAAGCCACGGCTGGCGCTGGATTCACTATCAAGATATGAGTCAGCAGCAAGAAGTCGAGCATATGCAGAAAGCCGTGGCAATTCTGGGCGATCTGTTTGGCAAAAAACCGCTGGGCTGGTACACCGGTCGCGATAGTCCAAACACTCGCAAGCTGGTGGCCGAGCACGGTAGTTTTCAATATGACAGCGATTATTATGGCGATGATCTGCCGTTCTGGACGCCGGTAAAGCTGGATTCCGGCGAAATCCGCCAGCACCTTGTTATCCCTTATACTCTTGAAACCAACGACATGCGCTTCGCCTCGCCGCAGGGTTTCAATACCGGTGAGCAGTTTTATACTTATCTGAAAGACAGTTTTGACGTGCTTTACGCCGAAGGGGAAACCTCGCCAAAAATGATGTCAATCGGCATGCATTGCCGCATTTTGGGCCGACCGGGGCGTTTTCGTGCCTTGCAGCGTTTCCTGGATTACGTTGAATCACATGACCGAGTGTGGGTCTGTAAACGCCAGGAAATCGCCGATCACTGGGTTAAGCATCATCCGGTGAAGTAA
- a CDS encoding chorismate mutase, with the protein MEFSSIQDVRNQIDQLDNELVRLIAQRGKCVKAAAAFKTDHADVRAPDRVQQVLDKVCIKAADEGLPEEIIEKVYRTMIGAFIDYELEQHQKLRREQA; encoded by the coding sequence GTGGAGTTTTCGTCAATTCAGGATGTCAGAAATCAGATCGACCAACTTGATAATGAACTGGTCAGACTGATCGCCCAGCGCGGAAAATGTGTTAAGGCCGCTGCGGCGTTTAAAACCGACCACGCTGACGTGCGCGCGCCCGATCGCGTTCAGCAGGTGCTCGATAAAGTGTGTATCAAAGCCGCCGATGAAGGATTGCCCGAAGAAATTATTGAGAAAGTTTACCGCACAATGATCGGCGCATTTATTGATTATGAGCTCGAACAGCATCAGAAGCTGAGGCGAGAGCAAGCCTGA
- the celB gene encoding PTS cellobiose transporter subunit IIC → MANINTLIERYVLPAALKIAGQKHILSVRDGIILNMPFMLIGSFFLIFAYLPFPSYANFMGDLFGAAWRDKLLYPVKATYDIMAIISSFGIAYRLAEKYRGLDPLSTGAVSLVAFLLTIPQHTLFAPVVGAEAMMVKGVLPMNFIGSQGLFVAILIALLSTEIYRFVHNRDLVITMPEGVPPAVAKSFLSLVPGFCVLAVVLALRLIVEATPFGDINTMIATIIGIPMHHIGGTLPGMIFSVVLIGLLWTLGLHGDAIVLVFIQPIWLSNMSENLTAFQNNQPIPHIITQQFYDLWIAPGGTGALLGLVIFMLIRSRSAQMKQLGRIAAPGCLFNISEPMVFGIPLVMNPYFFLPFILTPVVLVIVTYTAMATGLVTPPVGIALPFTTPIFISGYLATGGHISGTVIQVVNLAISMVIYYPFFRVWDKQKYREEQQHISTQAAQAQAEVNGKVTVG, encoded by the coding sequence ATGGCTAATATAAATACACTAATAGAGCGTTACGTATTACCGGCTGCATTAAAAATAGCCGGACAGAAACATATATTATCCGTTCGCGATGGTATTATTCTTAACATGCCGTTTATGCTGATTGGATCGTTCTTTCTTATTTTTGCCTATCTCCCCTTCCCTAGCTATGCCAATTTCATGGGGGATTTATTCGGGGCAGCATGGCGCGATAAGCTGCTTTATCCTGTTAAAGCCACCTACGATATTATGGCAATTATCTCCAGCTTCGGTATTGCCTATCGGCTGGCAGAAAAGTATCGCGGGCTGGACCCATTAAGTACAGGCGCTGTATCCCTGGTGGCCTTTCTGCTGACCATTCCACAGCATACTTTATTTGCTCCAGTGGTTGGCGCAGAAGCCATGATGGTGAAAGGCGTACTGCCCATGAATTTTATCGGCAGTCAGGGCCTGTTTGTGGCAATTCTCATTGCGCTGCTTTCCACCGAGATCTACCGTTTTGTACACAATCGAGACCTGGTGATCACTATGCCCGAGGGTGTTCCGCCTGCAGTGGCAAAATCGTTTCTCAGTCTGGTGCCGGGCTTTTGCGTATTAGCGGTAGTGCTGGCGCTGAGGCTGATTGTCGAGGCCACGCCGTTCGGCGATATTAATACCATGATCGCCACGATTATCGGCATTCCGATGCATCACATTGGCGGCACTCTGCCGGGCATGATTTTCTCGGTAGTTCTCATCGGGCTGCTATGGACGCTGGGGTTGCACGGAGATGCCATCGTGCTGGTATTTATCCAGCCGATTTGGCTGTCGAATATGTCCGAGAACCTGACTGCGTTTCAAAATAACCAGCCGATTCCGCACATTATTACCCAGCAATTTTATGATTTATGGATAGCGCCGGGAGGAACCGGGGCACTGTTGGGATTAGTGATTTTTATGCTGATCCGCAGTCGCAGTGCGCAGATGAAACAGCTGGGGCGCATCGCTGCACCGGGCTGCCTGTTTAATATCAGTGAACCGATGGTGTTTGGTATTCCGCTGGTAATGAACCCGTATTTCTTCCTGCCGTTTATCCTTACGCCGGTGGTGCTGGTGATCGTCACCTACACCGCGATGGCGACCGGCTTGGTCACGCCGCCAGTGGGCATTGCTTTACCGTTTACTACGCCGATTTTCATCAGCGGCTATCTGGCAACCGGCGGGCATATTTCCGGCACGGTTATTCAGGTGGTGAATCTGGCTATCTCGATGGTAATTTACTACCCGTTCTTCCGCGTATGGGACAAACAGAAATATCGCGAAGAGCAGCAGCACATTTCCACTCAGGCGGCTCAGGCTCAGGCCGAAGTGAATGGCAAAGTCACGGTAGGGTAA
- a CDS encoding 6-phospho-beta-glucosidase, which yields MEMTKITVIGGGSSYTPELVDGLIQHHGEIGLSELALVDVEAGREKVQIIADLTRRMFTRNGLEQVKVTVHFSLEEAISGASFVLTQLRVGQLAARAADERLGLKFNMLGQETTGVGGFAKALRTIPVMLDIADAVEKFAPNAWIINFTNPAGIVTEAVSRHSKAKIIGLCNVPVNMHHMVANMLKAAYEDVELRFAGLNHMVWVHQVTLRGEDVTESVIERLCNGETLTMNNIKDTPWPPAFLRALGAIPCPYHRYFYQTEAMLAEEFTVAAERGTRAEQVMKVEAELFKLYADPNLAEKPEQLNFRGGAFYSEVAVELIRAIHGNSGKVLVVNTQNKGAIAGLPFDAVVETNCVIDAQGAHPLSFGPLPLAMNGLTQQIKDFERLTIEAAVKGCRKSAILALVTNPLIGNANIAEEMLEEVLTLNRRYLPQFN from the coding sequence ATTGAGATGACCAAGATAACCGTTATCGGCGGTGGCAGCAGCTATACGCCCGAACTTGTCGATGGACTTATTCAGCATCACGGTGAAATCGGCTTAAGCGAACTCGCACTGGTTGACGTAGAAGCCGGACGAGAAAAGGTGCAAATTATTGCCGACCTGACACGGCGAATGTTTACTCGCAACGGACTTGAGCAAGTCAAAGTTACAGTGCATTTTTCACTGGAGGAGGCGATAAGCGGTGCCAGCTTTGTTTTGACTCAACTGCGCGTCGGACAGCTCGCCGCCCGCGCAGCGGATGAACGGCTAGGTCTTAAATTCAACATGTTGGGTCAGGAAACCACCGGCGTCGGCGGCTTTGCCAAGGCGCTGCGCACTATACCGGTGATGCTGGATATCGCCGACGCGGTGGAAAAGTTTGCGCCAAATGCCTGGATTATAAACTTTACCAACCCTGCGGGCATTGTTACCGAAGCCGTTAGCCGCCATAGCAAGGCTAAAATCATCGGGCTTTGTAACGTGCCAGTGAACATGCATCACATGGTCGCCAATATGCTCAAGGCGGCTTATGAAGATGTCGAGCTACGTTTTGCCGGACTCAACCATATGGTGTGGGTGCATCAGGTGACTTTGCGCGGAGAAGATGTCACCGAGTCGGTGATTGAGCGACTGTGCAACGGTGAAACGCTAACTATGAACAACATTAAAGATACTCCCTGGCCACCGGCTTTCCTGCGCGCGCTGGGCGCAATCCCTTGCCCTTATCATCGCTATTTTTATCAGACCGAGGCGATGCTGGCCGAGGAGTTTACAGTGGCTGCCGAGCGCGGCACTCGCGCCGAGCAGGTGATGAAGGTGGAAGCCGAGCTGTTTAAACTGTATGCCGATCCCAATTTGGCTGAAAAACCCGAACAGCTTAATTTTCGCGGTGGGGCTTTTTATTCCGAAGTAGCCGTCGAACTGATCCGCGCCATTCACGGTAATTCCGGTAAAGTGTTAGTGGTCAATACGCAAAATAAGGGGGCAATTGCAGGACTTCCTTTTGATGCGGTTGTTGAAACTAACTGTGTTATTGATGCACAGGGCGCTCACCCTTTGTCATTTGGTCCTCTGCCGTTGGCTATGAATGGACTAACTCAGCAGATAAAGGATTTTGAACGCCTGACTATTGAAGCCGCCGTAAAAGGCTGCAGGAAAAGTGCAATATTGGCGCTGGTTACTAATCCATTAATTGGCAATGCCAATATTGCAGAAGAAATGCTTGAAGAAGTACTCACACTTAATCGTCGTTACTTACCGCAGTTTAATTAA